The Lycium ferocissimum isolate CSIRO_LF1 chromosome 8, AGI_CSIRO_Lferr_CH_V1, whole genome shotgun sequence DNA segment TAAAGCAGTTTTCATAAACCACAAAAGTAATTTTGACATCTTTTCCATTTTGGGATGTTCAACATGTTTGACTCGATTCAATTTTTATGCTACCACTTTTATAATTTTCAGTTAAATCCATTTTTAAGCAGAAAAACAGAAAGAAGTTAAATTCATTAAACAATTCAAGGTTTAAATTTTTGACATAATCTATTTtccattaaaataaattttcactgaGTAATTTTTTCATTATTACTACTCCCTCAGTCCAATTTATACGGAGGTGTTTGACTTGATATgacgtttaaaaaaaaaaaaaaaaaagaagactttttaaCTTTgtgtccaaaacaagccttaatatttgtgtgattgtaaatcatatcataaagctaaattatttctaaatataaaaaaatatctttttttaagGACTGATTTAACATTATTATAAGTCAAAATAACATTTTAAACACTGTGCcactgaaaaaagaaaaataaataaaaataaatgtggTGACTaaacaaagaacaaaataatactccttctgtttcaatttatatgaacttaTTTCGTTTTTAATTCGTGCCAAAATAAATGACCTCTTTCTTAaattggaaacaaattcactttataaaataatttacgGCTACACAAAtgttcaagacttattttgaatcacaagttttaaaagtcttcattctttcttaaatatCGTGCCCAATCAAATGGttccacataaattgaaacggagggagtatcaatTTTTACTAAGATTCTGTTGCATTTGGGCCTTAGAGAAATTAGGATCCAAAAAAGAAGTCATTCCATCAAACCCTTTTTTGCTCAACTCCGATCACTTTCTCCAATCACCGTCGATCTTCTAATCGCCCAATAATGTTGCGACACGCGTCCCGATGTGTAACCAGAGCCGCCACCACAACTCTTCGGTGGCGCCGTCCATTTTCAAGCGATCTACAATCGGAACACGTGGCAGATCCAAACTTCATTGAAGCATGGAAGAAAGTAATTCCAAATGTTGAACCACCGAAAACTCCATCAGCATTCATGGCTACTAGACCTGCTACGCCTTCGTCCATTCCAACTAAGCTTACTGTCAATTTTGTTCTTCCTTACTCTTCCGAATTGTCCGGTAAAGAGGTAACATTATTATGGATAATAATAAGCTCTTCCTTTGGATATTTCCTCATTTATGATATGTTATAGGCCTTTTCAGTGATGGAGCTGTAATATATAATGACTTTAGATTTTGATCTATAGAATTtactgatttgaaattatgtgatactccctccatcctaaTTTAAGTGGCTTAGTTTGACTGAGCACAAattttaaggaataaaaagagacttttgaattttatagTCGTAAAAtaaagatgtgtataatgtactaaaatgtcctttgaatcttgtggtccttTAAATTTGCTATGTAGAATGGTTATATTctcaacttattaaatatagaaagagactctttttgggatagacgataaaggaaagtaagacacttaaattgggatggagggagtaattttttaTGATTACAAATAAGTAGAAAATGTTTGAAAAGCTCTTCCTTACTCTTCTGAACTGTCCGGTAAAGGGGTAATATGGATAAAATAAGCTCTTCCTTTTGAATTCCtcatgtatgatatgtgacggtaAATCATCTAATTTTCGGATTTTGATTGATAGAATTTAACTGACTTGAAATTATAAGTATCATAGTAGGTCAGATTTGATTGCCTCATTTCGAATAGTTCAAGGGCAAAACTGtcacaaaaacataaaaaaaagggcagcccggtgcactaagctcccgctatgcgcggggtccggggaagggccggaccacaagggtctattgcactaagctcccgctatgtcACAAAAACATAacggagggtaaatttgacttattttgaatagttcagggtttttttttttgacccgTTTGCTTTTTTTGATTACGAATATGTAGAAAATGTTTGAAAAGATTGtagttaagaaaaaaattatttggctTTCCAACGGTGATATTGTAGTATAAAATAGAAGAAAGGGAGTACAATTTCCATAGTTGATGTTAAAGCAACAGAGGTTCAATTTGTTGACAGCAattttttataacaatttaTAATTTTCCTtatcaacaaaaagaaaagaggttCAATACCACCTTTATAGTCTTAACTCCTAAGCAGATTGAAGCTGTGGAGTTAAAGAGATTTCTGGCCTATAAGTTTTATTGGGAGCCTCTACAGGATTATCTCAAAGATATCAACAAAGTGACTCAAAAAGGTGGTGTACAAGCTGGTTGATAATGCACATATGGATTTAATAGGGAAGGCGAAACATGGATGCTGCACTAATAGGTAATAGCCAATGGGTGCCTAGACACAGGACAAAAAGGGAACACATTAGGAGTCCTATATAAGTTAGAAATTGAGAAGGCTATGATCATGTTAATTGGAGTTCTCTTACCATTATGGTTAAGGAAGTGGGATTTGGACATTTGGTAGTATATAGATTATCTGGGTGACTTTTTATGTGAGCACTGTTAAGTGCTCCATAATCATAATGGAATTCctgaagcaattttttttttttttttttttttttttttttgggtttaaaagGCTTGAAATAAGGAGATCCTATCTTCCCCTCCCTATTCATTTTAGTGATGGAAAGTTTCTGTGAAATGGTGAGAGCGGCCAACATAGATGGATGGTTACAAGGATTCAATGTAACAAACGACTAATGTATTATGGAAGTCTCCACCTATTGTATGCGAATGATAGCCTTATCCTTTGTGATGATCTAGAAGATCAATTAAGTCATTTGAAATTGATTCTAGTGGTTTTTGAAGCAAATTCTGGTCTTTCTATTAATTGGAGGAAAAACCTATTCTCGGTCAATGAGGTGCCAAACAATGCTAGTTTGGTTGGAATTCTTGATTGTCTGATAGGGAATTTGCCTATTATGCATTTGGGTCTTCCTtgccgccctacctttcaaggtgggggttaggtctgcgtacactctaccctccccagaccccacatggtgggactatactgggcttgttgttgttgttgttgcatttgGGTCTTCCTTGTGGTGCTAGTCACAAAGTTGAAGGGATACTCGGAAGATGTTGAAGAAACAAATGGCTATTGGATTCTGTTTCTAAACCACAAAAAGGACATCTAAAGCATAAGCGAAATCCCTTTTTTTCAAAGTCTCTTGAGTCAGGCAAGCCTCTCTTGCCGCAAGCCAGGTAAAACACAACTTTTGTAGGAGCCTTAACTTTCCAAATATATCTCCATGGCCACTGTGCAATTTGGggactacactgggtatgttgtagGAAAGATATGAAAAGCGGCTTGGAAGCAGGGAAGAAATCATACATTTCCTTTGGGGGAAGATCAGTGGTTAACAGTGTGCTAGATTCTTTACTAACTTATGCAATTTCCTTGTTACCTTTGCCAGCCAAGATTGAGAAAGCGAATTGATAAAGTGAGAAGAGATTTTTTATGGCAAGGTAATGATAAACCTGGTCAAATGGAGCACACTCGTCAAGAATAAGAACAATGGAGGATTGGATATCAAAGATCTAAGGGTTATTAATGAAGTACTATGCGTATTCAATTATGAAAAAGAGGCCTGCCAGAAAAATGCTattaagaacaaaaaagaaaagaataagaacACAAAATTTAAAGGTTCAAATGCTCTAATTTGGGTTAAACACACATTCTGCCATGTCAGCATCGGTGtctaagatatatatatatgtgtgtgtgtgtgtgtgtgtcaagTTGAAGTGTTTAGTTTGTCACTGGGTAAGTTTAAGTATCAAACTGGCAGTTGGAGCCAAGTTTGAGTGTCTGTCTATGTATTTGCCAAAAAATAAGCACTCCTGGCTCCCAGAAGCTTTGTTTGTTTTGGTCAAACTGCATATGATTCCATACAAAATTTGGGTTCAATTCTTAAGTTTGTGAAATCTTGGTACAAGTCTACATTTATTATTTAAGTCCAAATATGTGGATTTAAATAAAGGTGTAACTTCATTTTTTGGATTGAACGCTTAATTTGGGCTTTAAATTAAATAAGTTCATTTTATTAGTTTCGAGCTCAAAAGTCTACTTTGGTTGTAGGGCCAAGCTCATGCCACGTATTCAATGACGTGGCATTCCAGTCAAGTCACATGCCAATAAAATAATGTCATGTGTTCAAGTGAtgtgacatgacatgacatgacaagTTAACATAAAGACCAATCAAAGGTCGCCAAGTGTCCAGATAACATGgcttattcaaaaaaaaaaaaagtgtccagaTAACACGGTTCATCCAATCAAATATAATCTTATCATATAGCTTTTGTGAatggtttgatgactcatgtgaaccaaacaaattgaagaaaaaaggatTGTACTTGTCAAAAAACTCCTTtctcctacaactataaataggggtctccATATGGCCAGAGAAACAAAAAATACATCAAGCAAGCTGAAGGAAAGCTAAAGAAGCTCTAAATAGAAACATTCAATGCCTTTTCGTTCGTgataaatccaacaacaaagTTATAATCAAGATTCTATCCCTTCAAGAACAAGCCAAGAACCCTTGAATATTTGTTCTTGAGTAGAAGAATCAAAGAACATCATTTGTAAAATCTAGTTGATAATTCTAATTAATAACCTTTTCTTGTCTTGAATATTTCACTCCTTTGCCAATGCAAAAAAAGGATGTTCCACGTACTTTAGTTGAAACATCAGAACACAGAATGTACATGTACATCAAAGACATGATAGGACAGAACATGCCATGTACCACTTAGCCGTAGCTGGGATGGGAAGCTCTTCCCATACTCGCATGTAAGCatcaaaagaaaagtaagaaaatagAAATTTGTGTTGAACGCATTCGaaataatcaagacaagaaaatGTTACTAATTACAATATTTAGTATGAAGAGATGATACGAGTTATAATCTCTAGGATATCACTAGATCTACAATTGACATCTTCTGATTCTTCTCACGAACATTGATTCAAGGGCTCTTGGCTTGTTCTAGTAGGGAAGAAACCCATCACAAACTAGGATTTAAGATTCAACTGTCATGAACAGAAGATTTGAAAACGCCCGCTTAAAATCTTGATTTGAACTTTGTTGGATTTATCACTGACGAAGATCGCGGGTGTAGCGGAAGAATTTGAATGCTTTTCTTTTGAGCTTCTCTAGCTTTCCTTTAGCTTGCTTGATGTATTTCCGAATTTTGTTGGCTTTACGAGGgctcctatttatagttgcacgagtgaggcttggtactcaagccatccaaaagaaaggaagtttcaaatatcttgggtctattatataAGAGAATGaggatattgatgatgatgtctcacatcgtattggtgcagggtggatgaaatggaggctcgcttcaggagtgctgtgtgataagaaggtgccaccaaaacttaaaggcaggTTCTACAAAGTAGTTGTGAGACTGACTTTGTTGTACGGGGCAGAGTGCTGGGCAATCAAGAGCTCTCACGTCAAAAGGATGAAAGCTGctgaaatgagaatgttgcgatggatgtgtgggcacaccaggcgagatagaattaggaatgaagatatccgggataaggtgggagtggcatcagtggaggacaagatgcgggaagcgagactaagatggtttgggcatgtgagaaggagagacacagatgccccagtgcggaggtgtgagaggttagctatggatggtttcagaagaggtaggggtaggccgaaAAAGTACTGGGGAGAGGTgcttagacaggacatggcgcagtttcagcttaccgaggacatgaccttagataggaggttatggaggactcagattagggtaaaaggctagtaggtagtcgcaGTTTTGATCTACAGTCTATtgtcctttgattcttgctactatatgttgtttcttgtgcTTCGATTAGcttatttatctgtggtagctacctttctttttttcgcATCGCTCTATCATGACTTATTCGCTTTCTTTAGTTTCGTTTTCATTTTGCTTTGAACTACTTGTGCTTATCTAACCTTTTCTCGTCGTGTTTTCTCCTGAgctgagggtctttcggaaacagcctccctatcttccgagataggggtaaggtctgcgtacactttaccctccccagaccccacattgtgggatttcactgagtatgttgttgttgttgttgagaagGTAGTTCGtgatgaattcttcaatttgaTTGGTTCGCTTGAGTCATCAGACCTATTGCAAAAGCTTTGTGATATGATTGTATTTTATTGGTTGAGCTATGTTATTTGGTCACTTGATTGGTCTTTATGTTGATTTGGCATGCCACTTCATTCGAACATATGGTATTAGCTCGTTGGCCTATGATTTGACTGGAATGTCATATCGTTGAATACGTGGCATGGGTTTGGGTCCAGATGAAGTAGCCCTTGGACTTGAAGCTAATAAAATGAACTTATTTAATTTGTAAAGTCCAAACTCCTGATTAACTGTTCAATGCAAATGAAGCTGGATTTAAATTTATTCCATATAATCATACATCAAAACTGATCCAAATAAATTTTAAGTTCTTACAATGTGATAGATGGTACTGGTGTACCAAGATAGCTAGAACTACTCATGGTGTGGCAATCTAGAGAAGAGTATAAGATCTTCGCTTactgataaaaaataaaaaaaaaagatctatGCAGCCtgcatttttggagaaaattggTTTCAAAGTTGGTGATGGTAGGAAgctatgttactcggactcttcaaaaatatcgaTTGGtgtgtgtcggatcctccaaaagtagtgttggatcctccaaaagtagtgtatttttggaggatccaacacgGGTGCGGTAGCAATTCTGGAGAGTCTGAGCAACTTAGGTAGGAAGATCTTACTCGCATGAGCCTTTGATGGAACAATTTCAAGATATTTTCAGATCGGTATAGCGAACTGAAGTTTTTTTGGAAGATTGTGAAACAAATGGGGCTTGAGACATAACATCTTGATAGGTATAGTGAACTGAAGTTTTCTAATAGCGAATAAGGTTACTGTGGAGATCAAATAGTACACAAGAAAAGCTATTATACAGTTAATTCTTGCAACAGGATGCTGACAGGCGAAGATCAATAAATTAGATTATGTTGTCGGAAGCAAATACGGAAGACAAAAGCACCTTACAAGGCGGCTTGTTTGCATGGATTTTTGCTAAGGAAGCTTGCTTAAAATAGAACAACCTTCAAAGAAGACATTTCTTTCTGTGCCGCCGATGTTACTTATGCGGCGAACAACCAGAAACTCAATCATTTGTTTCTACACTGTTCAATATAACATACCAACTGTGGCACCTTTTTTCGAAATTATTATGCCCTTGTTGGGCAATGCCTGACATTGCTGCAGTCATTTAaagaagttggaaaagaaaggtGACAGACAAAAGAAAGTTTATTGGGGGGAATACGATCCTAGTTTGAGATGTTTTAAAGCCAAATCCAATTCCACTGAGAAGATAAAATTCAATtgcattttttgttttaatttgtgtAAAATAATACTTTTGCTTTCAAGATTAAAAAAGGGATATACTTTTGCCTTTTTGCTTTCCTTGTAGTGCTCCGTACAACACTAGCTTAGTGCTGGTTTTTAGTTTATAACGTcttaccttttaaaaaaaagtgtggcGTGGGTGATATCTTAGGAGGAGAAGAGCAAGAAAGACAAGCACCACTATCTCATAGGGTGATGGAGTGGAGGAGGATGGTGATGGTGGAATCAAATTTTGCTCGACAACTATGGTGCATGATGGTAGAGAAGAAAACAGAAGGAGATGTTTTGATTGGGTCGACCAGGACAACTCATGAACAGAAAGAAAATGTACATAGCTGATATAACTGATATGCCTGATCTAATTCTACCATTTCTAGTTCGGAGTGACTTCTTTATTACAAGCTTGTAAAGTATGTCTTTGTGCAACATTGAACGGGTCCTAATGTAGTGAAGTTTTTTGAGTTATGAATCATCTGCTTTACACCCCCTAATACTTGAAGGTTTGCAACCAAAACATAGTTCGAGGGAAAGTTTTTCTCAATATAAGTAGTTGGAGGGCCACTATGACACTTTCCCGTTTAAATAAACGTTGAATTAGTGAAGGTGGAATAGTTAGTAGAAAGAATGTTACATAAAAATTTATACTATAGTGTCAGTTGAagatataaaattaaataaacaaaaGTGTGCTCTCTCTAATAGATTAAGGCTTTAGATGCTTTCACACACCTCAATATTACATCAGAGTAGTTAGAGGTTctaggttcaagtgtcattGTCGTAAAAAATATCTCGACGTGCTTGGCTCATGAAAAAGAATCAGGCCCGCATGCGGAAGTGTGTGGAAGATATAATTAACTGAATCGAAGTGCGACCATTCTAACAGTTTGAGCTTTTAAATGGGCGACCACAAACTTCAACAAATAAAACTACTCTTTCTAGTTTGAGTTTAGGTGATGGAgcatatttattatttacatTTTGGGAGACATTCTAATATGTAAAGCAGGTCAAGTGGGACAATAAGAGTAGCCATTCTGGATATTGTTTTTAAGGGATCAATTGGAAAGGAAGTTTTTGTGGTAGTGATAGTGAATCAAATCTAAGCTTCATGAAGGTTTTCTAAACTGAAGCCTtctgtatcttttttttttttttttttatggcaaTGAGCCTTTTGTATTTTATTCTTGCTAGATAGTAATTACATGCAGAATTCCTTGTGAAGTCTTCTTTTATAGGAATGAATTAGTTAGCAGTCATTGTTGTGGGAAAAGCAACTAATAATATGCTCTTCCATTTGTATAATTTAAATTTGGTTTTGCTTGGTTTAATTGATCAGTTTATGCTACAAGAGAGTAGTGCAACAACCGTAAATACAGCAGTTCAATTGGTATTAAATTTCACAAGAATCTGATTAGCGTGGAGTCTAAACTTTGTCGTTATTAAAATTTGGGCTAATTTCCAAGGGTGCTCCACAAATTGTTGATATATTCCAGTTTCTGGCTGCAGTCTCATTTAGCATTGTATGCTGAGTATTAATAAATCAGAGTAACATTTTCTAGCTCAATGTTTCAGAGTTGTCAAATTTTGTGGTAATACTTGTGTGAGGTTTAATACTATGCTTATGATGAATGTGCATCAGTGGGTCTGAAAAATCTGATTCAATGTCTGATCACTCCTCCCTTTTGCATTATATCCAGGTTGACATGGTTATTATCCCCGCAACTACGGGACAAATGGGTGTCTTGCCTGGGCATGTGGCAACAATTGCTGAGTTGAAGCCTGGTGTCTTATCAGTTCATGAAGGCAACGATGTGACCAAGTACTTTGTGAGTGGTGGATTTGCATTTGTTCATGCAAATTCTTTTGCGGATATTATCGCTATTGAAGCTGTACCAGTTGACCGCATTGATCCGAACTTGGTTCAAAAGGGCCTCACTGAGTTCACTCAGAAGTTAAGCACTGCATCAACCGATGTAGAAAAAGCTGAAGCCCAGATTGGAGTTGATGTACACAGTGCCCTTAATGCTGCTCTCACTGGTTAAACACGCAGCAATACAATCTTTGTCCTTGGTGAACTTTCTTTTTTCCGTTTTGTGTCTGATTGATACTTCTTCACCCTTTTGCATAAgctgatgatgacgatgatttcTATTTCAAGTCGTGCATAACTTGAATAAATGCTTGGGACAAGCTTTCTTTGCGGTTCTTTTTGCTGCTATATCAGGTGTATGCTGAACTGCAGTAATGAGAAATAGATTGTTCAAAAGGAGTTATGCAATAGTTTCATGCTACCTAATAATTAGGCTGGGATGTACCTTCTGTGTTGGTTTCCAGGTCTCTGTGTCTCTCTGTTGCCGTTACAGAGCTTTACGTAACCCTTGCTTTACATACATCTAGGGTCATTTGATTTGTGGGATAAGCGATAACAATCCCGGAATAGAATGGGGATTTTGTTATCCCGCGTTTGGTTGAGTTTTCGATTCCAGGATTGGGGTATTATTGTTATACCACCCTAAATGTGGGATGACAATCCCGGGATAAATTCCAAAATGAAAAAGATGATTTTCGTCCAATGtgaaattgaaggtcaaaagaGACCTTTGCTTCTCAAAAGGATTTAAATTACGCGATGTAGAAAGGCAAATTTACAATTTGAAGGATGTTTTCGAAATGTGCTTAATGTCCGCCACGAGCTTTGTTACTCCCTcctccttttgtttttctattaATTCTAGCACCAATTTTAATAGTCCCCTATCATTGAGTAAAGCACCAAAATTTACTGAATTACGCAGTTCATTAAACCTCTATTTTTAATATTGCTATTATATTTTGCCTGCCATAGAATATGTATTTTCAACAGACATTTCAATCCGGCAGTTGATATTATGTTTTGATTCAAGAATCCATTAATGTCCGTGTTCATACAAGCATTCCACTTTATTGAAACACAAATGTTCTCTAGGAGTTTATTACCAAGAAAATTACATTTGTTATTTGAATGGGAAAcatgatttaaaaaaagaagaagcgtAAGTAGATCAAGGAAAATTTGCATTACAGAGGTTAAAAAACTCAATCCAAAGAGATTGTCAACTTATACTCCAATCAGAATCTGTGCAGCCAATACTATAGGAAAGCCTGAAGTGGGTAATGCTGTTTAAGATGTTACAGTGAAAACTGTCTGGTGTACACATCAAATGGCTCATTAGAAGTCAACTGGGACTCCTGCAACCAAAAGGTGAAGTAGCAATCTTGACATCAGACATATGCAATATAtacttcaaaaatcattttcagtAATATTGTTCTCGGAAATATCTATTTTCTAGTGATCGATCAATTTAATCATGATGCCTTTA contains these protein-coding regions:
- the LOC132068420 gene encoding ATP synthase subunit delta', mitochondrial-like, producing MLRHASRCVTRAATTTLRWRRPFSSDLQSEHVADPNFIEAWKKVIPNVEPPKTPSAFMATRPATPSSIPTKLTVNFVLPYSSELSGKEVDMVIIPATTGQMGVLPGHVATIAELKPGVLSVHEGNDVTKYFVSGGFAFVHANSFADIIAIEAVPVDRIDPNLVQKGLTEFTQKLSTASTDVEKAEAQIGVDVHSALNAALTG